The nucleotide window AAATATTGTTGAACAACTCACCATTGCCTCTAGCATACAGGTTAAAACTCATTTCACTTAAATTAAATAATTTTTTAATAATCCCAGTAACAGCTAGATTTTTTTTGGTACTATTAAAAACTAATTCTTGTATCCGGAGTTGTTGTTTTGTAAAATTATATTCTGCTTTTAGCATAGCGGGAATATCATTGACATTAAACGAAAATTGTATTGGTAAAGAACGGTTAAATGAAACATTTTTGATAATCCCGTGTAAATTGGTGATGGTGTCAAGTTTTGCCCAATCAATTCTGCCGTTTTCAACCACCAGTTCGCCTATTAGTAGAGTATAACCCGGTGAAACAAATTTTTTGTTTAAATTAAAACCTTTTGTTATCTGAATTACAGGATTTATTATTTCTATTTTATTAAATGTTAACTGTTTTCTGACTAAAGGGAAAAAAATGGGTGAAATTATTACCTTTTTAATTACTATATCGGATTTGTCAGGAAAAATAATTTTTATATTGTTTAATATAAACCCACGAAAACTAGCCGATACTTCTTTAATTTCTGTTTTACCGCCGATGATTTCTGAAATCCATAATTGAGCATAATTTTTTAGTACTTTTGATGGCAGAAAAAATTTTACCAAAACTATAGAAGTACCTATTACAAAAAACAGTATTAAAAAGAACGCTAAAAAAAACTTCTTAATACCTGTCATTATTTTTTCAAGATTATTATTTCAACCCGCCTGTTCTGTTCGCGGCCATCGGCAGTTTTATTGTCTGCGATTGGTTTTTCTTCACCATAACCAATCACTTGAAGACGACTTTTATCAACATCATATTTTGTGATTAACATATTATAGACCGCCTGTGCCCTTTTTTCAGATAATTTTTTATTATATGCATTACTACCATAACTATCAGTATGTCCCTCAATCAAAACCTTGTTTTCCGGATAATCCTGCATAAGCTTTACAACCTCGTTCAGTGGAGTAAAAGCGGTTGGTTTTAATTCGGATTTACCAGAATCAAAAAGTACTGACGAGGCAAGATTCACAACCAGCCCTCTTTTCTCTTCTTTTACCGCAATCGTTTTTACTTCCTGCACTACCACTTTTTCAGGCACATTAACCACTACTTCAACTGGTTCGGCTTCCGCTTTATTCCCAGCAGCATCGTATATGGTCAACTTTATTTTGTAGACATCATTTGGAACGACATTTTTGTAATAATCGTCTTTACCATCCCATTTGAAATTTTTCGGTACATCTGTTGTTCCTTTCATAGAGATGACATCTATCCCTTTAGAATTGACAATTGACAACTGCCAGAGTGAAATTCCAGAAGGGTCGTCGGCAATAAAAGTACAATCACAAAAATCATCCACACTATCGTTATTGGGCGATATACCAAATGTTGATACGGAAATACCAGCAAAAGGTTCAATCGTATCAACATTTAGCCAGAGTTCATTAGACCGTGCAGGATATTTGCCATCAATAGTCATAACGCAGACATATTTACCGTCAGGCATAACCGCATTTTTGTCATCAGTTCCATCCCATTCCAATACAGTTGGAATTGTTTCTTCGCCTGAAAATGTTTTTACCGGAACACCTATATCGTTCTTTATTTCAAGTGCCCATTTCTTTATCTTGCCAACATCAACAGATGTAACAAATCTTGTTTTTTCATAAAGCCCGTCTTGATTAGGTGAAATAGTTTTGGGCAGTGAATCTAAATTAACCATACCAACTTTTTTGGCTAATAAAAAATTACACAAACCCACAACACAAACTACACAGATTAAAAACTGTTTCATACACCCTCCAAATTAATGGCAAATTTTAAATTCTAAATTCTAAATTTAATATAAGTTTGGTTACACTTCCTCATTGCGGACAGGAGTGCATTAATTTGTGAATATAATTTTTAATTTCTTTAACTGCAGCAGGGTGGTTCATAACGAGAATATCGCTGCCGGCTTGAATATACCCGCAGGCAGTTATGATTTCCCAGTTAATACCTCTTGTTTCAAGATTTCCCCACTCGGGCTTTTCGGTTTCGTCTGCTTTACATTCTTTAGTTTTCCATGTTTCCTGACCAATGAATGTAATTACTGGTTGTGCCATCATTTTGTCATTCACAAGTGCAGCAAGCCGTGTTCGTTCAATTATAGAATAGCAGTACTCAAACCCGTAACCAAGTCCACCCGTTGAAGGATGAATAACAATTCTGTCTGCTGAAAATCCTATATCGGTAATCAAAATATTTAACTGTTTTTCAAGATTTATATCAAGCGGTGTCTCTGCAATTAAAGAATGTCCACCTGCCTGCGCAGCGGCAACGAATGTTTTATGATTTTCTTTGGTTGCCATACCGAACAAGCAGTTTTCACCTTTTGCTGCCTGGCTTATATCCATAATAATCAACGAGTCTTTCTCATTATTCCCACAGCCGACGATTATTAAAGGAACCGAAGTAACAGCCAAAACATCTTTTACTGTTTTTGCTACTTCAGATGCATCCGCGTTTTTACCGTCTGGGTTTGCACTTTCTAATCGCAAACATATCAAATCAGCACCGAGTTGCTCGCATTTTTTAGCCCACTGTACTGGATTTTCCAAAACATCACCATACTCATTTTTAAGAATATCAGGCCAATCAGTTGGCTCAACATCCCAGACCTCCATAGCAACTGCAGGTAGATTAGGGATTTGTCCTTCAAAAAAAAGGAACGGCAGTGTATTGCTACCACCTATTTTGATTTTTTTAGTCCGTGTTCCACCTTCCTCTTTTATAGCGCCGATTGTCAGTTCATAAATTTTTCCTTGCCATTTTTCAAGAACCTGCTCCATTGTAACTCCTGATATAACAGTAAATTCTAAATCCTAAATTTCAATTAGACCATTTGGGCTAATTGAAAAATCAAAAATTACCGACGACCAATATTCAAATGTAAGCATTTGCTTACATTCTCAAACAGAACTCTGTTAAGATTTAAACTCCTAAAATCAAGTTTTTAATCACTATTTATTCGTAAATCGAAAATTCACGACTACAAATTTCAGCAAAATTTACTTGTTACCAGTACTAAACCTGCCTGCCGGCAAGACAGGGCGAGACAGGTAGAAAGTAGTTAAAACCATTTCCTACTTCCTCCTTCCCGCCATTCTTACTGACGGGAATAGTTCCATATTTGTATGTGGTAAAAACAGGGCTGCGGTATAATTATTCATAAATTCTGGGTCAGCACTTAAATCGATATAGGTCATTTTTTGTGCAATCTCTTGGGCTTTTTTCATTGCATTTTGTGATAGCAGGCACATTTTAGCACCCGTTATTGAACCATTCCCGATGAATATAAATCTTTCTTTTGGCAAATCCGGCAATAGCCCGAGTGTTATTGATTTCTCAATATCAAGCGCATTTCCAAGCCCACCTGCAATAATGACCCGTGCAAGTTGGTGGAAAGAAACCCCCATTTTTTTTAGCAACAGTTCACAGCCAGTAAAAATCGCACCTTTAGAATGAATCAGGTTTTTTATATCCGCCTGAGTTATTGAAATGTTTGGGGTGATAAAAAACTCAAATTCATCTTCGGTTTTTCTTAAATACTTTGATGAGAGAACCGCAGTTTCTATAAAATTGCCGGATTTGTCTATCACGCCATTTGTAAAAAGCTCAGCGACAACAGAAATTATCCCTGCGCCGCAGATACCGACTGGTTTTTCGTTACCGATTGTTTCAATTTTGAATTCTGGTTCTGACTGGCTTGGAGCTTGGATTTTGAATTTCTCTATCGCACCTGCTTGTGCTCGGATACCGTGTTTTATCCCGCCACCTTCAAAACAAGGTCCTGCAGATGTAGAGCAACATACCAAAAAATCTTTGTTACCGAGCACAACTTCGCCATTGGTACCTAAATCAACAAAAAGTGTAAGTTGTGAAAAATTAGCGAGACCGCTTGCCAAGACACCGGCGGTAATATCGCCACCAATATATGATGCTATATTCGGTAGAGTTGCCAGTAACCCTCTTGGATTTATTTTTATACCTACCTCAGCAGCACGGAGCACAGGAAAATTGTTTGCAACAGGTATATATGGTGACCGCCGGATATTT belongs to Elusimicrobiota bacterium and includes:
- a CDS encoding OmpA family protein, whose protein sequence is MKQFLICVVCVVGLCNFLLAKKVGMVNLDSLPKTISPNQDGLYEKTRFVTSVDVGKIKKWALEIKNDIGVPVKTFSGEETIPTVLEWDGTDDKNAVMPDGKYVCVMTIDGKYPARSNELWLNVDTIEPFAGISVSTFGISPNNDSVDDFCDCTFIADDPSGISLWQLSIVNSKGIDVISMKGTTDVPKNFKWDGKDDYYKNVVPNDVYKIKLTIYDAAGNKAEAEPVEVVVNVPEKVVVQEVKTIAVKEEKRGLVVNLASSVLFDSGKSELKPTAFTPLNEVVKLMQDYPENKVLIEGHTDSYGSNAYNKKLSEKRAQAVYNMLITKYDVDKSRLQVIGYGEEKPIADNKTADGREQNRRVEIIILKK
- a CDS encoding ASKHA domain-containing protein — its product is MSCTIKFLPYNKEITVPAETDLLTAAMMAGIQIYNSCGGEGICGRCKIKITKGQVISDSAILSDKEKKDGYVLACRTVCKEDDGDIEVFIPEETRVEKPEILTQIYTPAETARIEPAVFEEKVFEYNPLSTKLFLKLPKPSLDDSTADLERLFREIKKSNIINPVMQMGLANIKKLPALLRSQPPSDFQITVTVGNRNGTTEVVLVEPGNTSKKNFGVAVDIGTTTIVSYLVNLNTQEIISAKATYNPQISFGEDVITRIIQAGQLSGLDRLHHTVVEVINDLIISHIIENKIPLNDINCIVCAGNTTMIHLLLKVDPSNIRRSPYIPVANNFPVLRAAEVGIKINPRGLLATLPNIASYIGGDITAGVLASGLANFSQLTLFVDLGTNGEVVLGNKDFLVCCSTSAGPCFEGGGIKHGIRAQAGAIEKFKIQAPSQSEPEFKIETIGNEKPVGICGAGIISVVAELFTNGVIDKSGNFIETAVLSSKYLRKTEDEFEFFITPNISITQADIKNLIHSKGAIFTGCELLLKKMGVSFHQLARVIIAGGLGNALDIEKSITLGLLPDLPKERFIFIGNGSITGAKMCLLSQNAMKKAQEIAQKMTYIDLSADPEFMNNYTAALFLPHTNMELFPSVRMAGRRK
- a CDS encoding acetyl-CoA decarbonylase/synthase complex subunit delta, whose amino-acid sequence is MEQVLEKWQGKIYELTIGAIKEEGGTRTKKIKIGGSNTLPFLFFEGQIPNLPAVAMEVWDVEPTDWPDILKNEYGDVLENPVQWAKKCEQLGADLICLRLESANPDGKNADASEVAKTVKDVLAVTSVPLIIVGCGNNEKDSLIIMDISQAAKGENCLFGMATKENHKTFVAAAQAGGHSLIAETPLDINLEKQLNILITDIGFSADRIVIHPSTGGLGYGFEYCYSIIERTRLAALVNDKMMAQPVITFIGQETWKTKECKADETEKPEWGNLETRGINWEIITACGYIQAGSDILVMNHPAAVKEIKNYIHKLMHSCPQ